One window from the genome of Dyadobacter sp. CECT 9275 encodes:
- a CDS encoding glycosyltransferase: protein MRKYSIIIPVYNRPDELQDLLECLCRQTFKNFEVVVVEDGSRILADKVVQSFSARLDIRYYFKENGGQGFARNHGFERARGDYFILFDSDALIEDHYLQIVEDKLNSTYLDLYGGPDTDHPSFSPIQKAISYSMTSLFTTGGIRGKKNNMGGTFHPRSFNMGLSRQVWERTGGFLTSRMGEDILFSISAMKLGFKSGLIPEAFIYHKRRTRFSQFFRQLKFFGRARINIARYYPEELKLVHTFPVLFTLGVCSIPFWFFIFKPFFFAGLLFLGLYIFLLFTDALLKTSRLKVAALSVIAAFVQLFGYGTGFLQEGWKRLWEKKSHRETGATIEYPS, encoded by the coding sequence ATGCGTAAATATTCCATCATTATACCCGTTTACAACCGTCCCGACGAATTGCAGGATTTGCTGGAATGTTTATGCCGACAAACATTTAAGAACTTTGAAGTTGTCGTCGTAGAGGACGGCTCCCGAATTCTTGCTGATAAAGTGGTACAGTCGTTTTCTGCAAGATTGGATATCCGGTATTACTTCAAAGAAAACGGAGGACAGGGATTTGCCAGAAATCACGGTTTTGAACGTGCCCGTGGTGATTATTTCATTCTTTTTGATTCTGATGCTCTCATTGAAGATCATTACCTGCAAATTGTTGAGGACAAACTAAACAGTACCTATCTGGACCTGTATGGCGGCCCGGATACGGATCACCCTTCATTTTCACCAATCCAGAAGGCGATCAGTTATTCAATGACTTCGCTTTTCACGACTGGCGGAATCAGAGGCAAAAAGAATAATATGGGCGGAACTTTCCATCCCCGTAGCTTCAATATGGGCCTTTCCAGACAAGTTTGGGAAAGAACAGGAGGTTTCCTTACAAGCCGGATGGGGGAGGATATCCTCTTCAGTATTTCAGCCATGAAGCTTGGATTTAAATCTGGCCTGATACCGGAGGCTTTTATATACCACAAGCGCCGGACACGTTTTTCACAATTCTTCCGGCAGCTGAAATTTTTCGGAAGAGCCCGCATTAATATCGCAAGGTATTATCCGGAGGAACTCAAACTAGTGCATACTTTCCCCGTCCTATTTACCCTGGGGGTATGCAGCATTCCATTTTGGTTTTTCATTTTCAAACCATTCTTTTTTGCAGGGCTTCTCTTTCTAGGATTATATATCTTTTTGCTTTTTACGGATGCCTTGCTGAAAACCAGCCGTTTGAAGGTGGCCGCACTCAGTGTCATTGCAGCTTTTGTGCAGCTTTTTGGTTACGGAACGGGTTTTTTGCAGGAGGGATGGAAACGTTTATGGGAAAAAAAATCGCACCGGGAAACCGGCGCGACGATCGAATATCCTTCTTGA
- the hisG gene encoding ATP phosphoribosyltransferase, whose protein sequence is MSTILRIAIQKSGRLSEDSLKLIKECGIRFDNGAGKLKTSATNFPAEILFLRDDDIPGYVEDGVAHIGIVGENVSEETHRDVDTVHKLGFSKCRLSIGVLREHDYKGVQDLEGKSIATTYPRLLGEYLKANSVHANIHEISGSVEIAPSIGLADAVCDIVSSGSTLLSNGLKEVETIFRSEAVLIASKHLSEGQKELMDQLLFRIKSVQVAKNNKYILLNCPQDAVDNIIKFLPGMRSPTILPLAQEGWCSLHSVINENDFWENIEKIRQAGAEGILVIPIEKMIL, encoded by the coding sequence ATGAGTACTATATTACGAATTGCAATTCAAAAGTCGGGCAGGTTGAGTGAAGACTCGCTGAAGCTCATCAAAGAGTGCGGTATCCGTTTTGACAACGGTGCAGGCAAACTTAAAACCTCAGCCACCAATTTCCCGGCCGAGATATTGTTCCTGCGCGACGATGATATTCCCGGATACGTGGAAGATGGTGTTGCTCATATCGGTATTGTAGGTGAAAATGTTTCAGAAGAGACGCACCGCGATGTTGATACGGTTCATAAACTTGGTTTTTCGAAATGTCGTCTCTCCATAGGCGTACTGAGAGAGCATGACTACAAAGGTGTGCAGGACCTGGAAGGCAAAAGCATTGCCACCACTTATCCGCGTCTGCTGGGAGAATATCTGAAAGCCAATAGCGTGCATGCTAATATCCACGAGATCAGCGGATCAGTGGAAATTGCGCCCAGTATTGGCCTTGCCGATGCGGTCTGTGATATTGTGAGCTCTGGAAGTACACTTTTGAGCAATGGTCTGAAAGAAGTAGAGACAATTTTCAGATCCGAAGCTGTGCTGATCGCCAGCAAACATTTGTCGGAAGGACAGAAGGAACTGATGGATCAGCTGCTTTTCAGGATTAAATCGGTTCAGGTGGCCAAAAACAACAAGTATATCCTGTTGAATTGTCCTCAGGATGCTGTTGACAATATCATCAAATTCCTGCCGGGTATGCGTTCTCCAACGATTTTACCGCTTGCCCAGGAAGGGTGGTGCTCGTTGCATTCGGTTATCAATGAAAATGATTTTTGGGAGAATATAGAAAAAATAAGGCAGGCAGGAGCAGAGGGGATTCTGGTGATCCCAATTGAAAAAATGATTTTGTAG
- the hisS gene encoding histidine--tRNA ligase yields the protein MSKPSLARGTRDFGPEQMAKRNFIFDTIRRYFQRYGFLPLETPAFENLSVLMGKYGEEGDQLLFKILNSGDFSSKLEEKDWNEGYKPLTSKISEKGLRYDLTVPFARHVVMNRGTLAMPFKRYQIQPVWRADRPQKGRYREFYQCDADVVGTDSLLCEAEIVLLLHDILPELGITDFTVKINNRKVLTGIADLIGAQGMEGPLCVAIDKLDKIGKQKVEEELTDRGFSENSITLLAPVFDLSAAKDPFLALKNWLGSSETGMQGVAELEEVWNLVDKLGLKNPKIELDVTLARGLSYYTGAIFEVKANGVQIGSISGGGRYDNLTGTFGVPGISGVGISLGVDRIYDVLEELNLFPQNQTTSTKVMLSNFDRQAFEYGLSVLPKLRLAGINAELYPDSVKLKKQLDYADRKNIPYVVLIGSDEMGSGLLTLKNMKTGDQEKLSVDDIIARIA from the coding sequence ATGAGTAAACCATCTCTTGCCAGGGGAACCCGTGATTTCGGTCCGGAACAAATGGCGAAACGTAATTTTATTTTTGACACAATACGCCGTTATTTTCAGCGATATGGCTTTCTTCCGCTAGAAACACCTGCTTTCGAAAATCTGAGTGTTTTAATGGGAAAATATGGTGAGGAAGGAGATCAGCTTCTTTTTAAGATACTGAATTCCGGAGATTTCAGTAGTAAACTTGAAGAGAAGGACTGGAATGAAGGTTACAAACCCCTTACCTCTAAAATTTCAGAAAAGGGTTTAAGGTATGATCTCACGGTTCCCTTTGCACGTCACGTTGTGATGAACCGGGGAACGCTGGCTATGCCTTTTAAAAGGTATCAGATACAGCCTGTCTGGCGTGCAGACCGCCCGCAGAAAGGTCGTTACCGGGAGTTTTACCAGTGTGACGCAGATGTGGTTGGTACGGATTCGCTGCTTTGTGAAGCTGAAATAGTGCTGCTTCTGCACGACATTCTCCCGGAGCTTGGTATTACTGATTTCACGGTAAAAATTAATAACCGCAAAGTACTGACCGGTATTGCGGATCTTATAGGAGCGCAGGGAATGGAAGGCCCGTTGTGTGTGGCCATTGATAAACTGGATAAAATAGGAAAACAGAAGGTTGAAGAAGAACTGACCGACCGCGGTTTCTCTGAAAACAGTATTACATTGCTGGCACCTGTATTTGATTTGTCGGCGGCTAAGGATCCGTTCCTTGCCCTGAAAAACTGGCTCGGTAGTTCCGAAACGGGTATGCAGGGAGTTGCCGAGCTGGAGGAGGTATGGAATCTGGTGGATAAACTGGGCCTTAAGAATCCTAAAATCGAGCTGGATGTAACACTGGCAAGAGGGCTTTCCTATTATACGGGCGCCATTTTTGAAGTAAAGGCAAATGGCGTTCAGATCGGAAGTATTTCAGGAGGAGGACGTTATGATAATCTCACAGGGACTTTTGGAGTGCCCGGCATTTCCGGTGTAGGTATATCACTCGGAGTCGACAGGATTTATGATGTTTTGGAAGAACTTAATCTTTTTCCGCAGAATCAGACAACGAGTACCAAGGTCATGTTATCCAATTTTGACCGGCAGGCTTTTGAATACGGATTATCGGTTTTGCCAAAGTTAAGGCTGGCGGGTATCAACGCTGAGTTATACCCCGATTCGGTAAAACTGAAAAAGCAGCTTGATTATGCAGATCGTAAGAATATTCCCTATGTAGTGCTGATCGGTTCGGATGAAATGGGTTCGGGATTACTCACTTTGAAAAACATGAAGACAGGTGATCAGGAAAAGTTATCAGTAGACGATATCATTGCCAGAATTGCTTAG
- a CDS encoding CTP synthase, whose protein sequence is MASKALKTAKYIFVTGGVTSSLGKGIIASSLAKLLQARGLSVTIQKFDPYLNIDPGTMNPYEHGECYVTDDGAETDLDLGHYERFLNVRTSQANNVTTGRIYHNVITAERRGDFLGKTVQVVPHITDELKRNMLLLGQTGDYDIVITEIGGCVGDIESLPFLEAVRQIKFELEEKDTLVIHLTLIPYLNSAGELKTKPTQHSVRMLQESGIQPDILVCRSEHPLPHDLRRKIALFCNVQVNSVIEAMDADTIYAVPLLMLRERLDQRALYMLDIYNDKDVDLDTWKTFLSRLKNPVDSIRIGLVGKYVELHDAYKSIIESFIHAGAANECKVNIEWIHSETLTPENAVEKLVDLDGVLVAPGFGERGTDGKIAAIQYVRENNIPFFGICLGMQMAVIEYARNVIGWEGAHSVEMDRTTEYPVIHLMEDQKDISNKGGTMRLGAYPCKLKKDSLAHKIYGKVNISERHRHRYEFNSKYLKDFEEKGLLATGINPDNQLVEMMELPNHPFYIGVQFHPELKSTVMNPHPLFVNFVKAALTYSLEKRAVVS, encoded by the coding sequence ATGGCTTCCAAAGCACTAAAGACCGCTAAGTACATTTTCGTTACGGGCGGTGTTACATCTTCACTCGGCAAAGGAATCATTGCCTCATCACTAGCTAAATTGCTGCAGGCCAGAGGCCTTTCAGTTACGATCCAAAAATTCGATCCCTACCTCAATATTGATCCGGGTACCATGAATCCTTACGAGCACGGTGAGTGTTACGTAACAGATGATGGTGCAGAAACCGACCTGGATCTTGGGCATTACGAGCGCTTTCTCAACGTCAGGACATCACAGGCTAACAATGTGACAACCGGCAGGATTTACCATAATGTGATCACTGCAGAACGACGCGGAGATTTTCTTGGTAAAACAGTGCAGGTCGTTCCGCATATTACGGACGAACTCAAACGTAACATGCTATTGTTGGGCCAGACCGGCGACTATGATATCGTGATTACTGAAATCGGGGGCTGTGTAGGGGATATCGAATCATTGCCTTTTCTGGAAGCGGTGCGTCAGATCAAGTTTGAACTTGAGGAAAAGGACACGCTGGTGATTCACCTCACGCTGATTCCTTATCTTAACTCGGCTGGTGAGCTCAAAACCAAACCAACCCAGCATTCGGTACGTATGCTTCAGGAGTCGGGAATTCAGCCTGATATCTTGGTGTGCCGCTCTGAACATCCGCTTCCGCACGATCTTCGCCGTAAAATTGCACTTTTTTGTAACGTTCAGGTCAATTCCGTTATAGAGGCCATGGACGCAGATACCATTTACGCCGTGCCGCTCCTGATGCTCAGAGAACGTCTTGACCAGAGGGCGCTTTATATGCTTGATATCTATAATGATAAAGACGTAGACCTGGATACCTGGAAAACGTTTCTGTCAAGATTGAAAAATCCGGTAGATTCTATCCGTATTGGCCTGGTGGGTAAATATGTGGAGCTGCACGATGCTTATAAATCCATTATTGAATCTTTCATACACGCGGGCGCCGCCAATGAATGCAAAGTCAATATTGAGTGGATACACTCCGAAACGCTTACCCCGGAAAACGCGGTTGAAAAACTGGTTGACCTGGATGGTGTGCTGGTAGCTCCAGGGTTTGGCGAAAGAGGTACCGACGGTAAAATTGCTGCTATTCAATACGTTCGTGAGAATAATATACCGTTTTTCGGTATCTGTCTGGGTATGCAGATGGCCGTGATTGAATACGCCAGAAACGTGATTGGCTGGGAGGGTGCACACTCTGTTGAAATGGATCGTACGACCGAGTATCCCGTGATTCACCTGATGGAAGATCAGAAAGATATTTCCAATAAAGGGGGAACCATGCGTCTTGGCGCCTATCCGTGCAAGCTGAAAAAGGATTCGCTCGCCCATAAAATCTATGGAAAAGTAAATATCAGTGAGCGTCACCGTCACCGTTATGAGTTCAACAGCAAATATCTGAAGGATTTTGAAGAAAAAGGTTTGCTGGCCACAGGTATTAATCCTGACAATCAGCTGGTTGAAATGATGGAATTGCCAAATCATCCTTTCTACATCGGCGTTCAGTTTCACCCCGAACTGAAAAGTACCGTCATGAATCCGCATCCGCTTTTTGTCAATTTTGTGAAAGCGGCGCTTACCTATTCACTGGAGAAGAGGGCAGTTGTGTCCTGA
- the hemL gene encoding glutamate-1-semialdehyde 2,1-aminomutase produces the protein MNISVSESLFQRAQQYIPGGVNSPVRAFRAVGGSPVFIKSARGAHVYDEDGNEYIELINSWGPMILGHGHELIQKAVSDAIQNSFSFGAPTRREVEIAELIVSMVPSVEKIRMVNSGTEATMSAIRVARGYTGRDKIIKFEGCYHGHGDSFLIAAGSGAVTFGTPDSPGVTKGVANDTLTAPFNNLDAVQQLVDANKNQIAALILEPVVGNMGCVLPAEGFLAGLRKICDQEGIVLIFDEVMTGFRLSKGGAQERFGITPDLTTLGKIIGGGMPVGAYGGKAEIMNCVSPLGPVYQAGTLSGNPIAMAAGYTMLTYLNEHPEVYTQLENSGNKLISGFSRSLAKLGLNYTINHIGSMYTLFFTDQPVTDFPSAKTSDLPLFGKYFHAMLDRGIYLGPSQFESMFLSTALTDTHIEQIIQANEESVIVALG, from the coding sequence ATGAATATCTCAGTGAGTGAAAGCCTGTTCCAAAGGGCACAGCAATATATTCCAGGAGGCGTAAATTCTCCGGTCAGGGCCTTTAGGGCGGTAGGAGGCTCTCCAGTTTTCATAAAGTCGGCCAGGGGTGCACATGTATACGATGAAGATGGCAATGAATACATCGAACTGATCAATTCCTGGGGCCCTATGATCCTGGGCCATGGGCACGAATTGATCCAAAAGGCAGTTTCCGATGCCATCCAAAATTCTTTTTCTTTCGGAGCACCCACGCGCAGAGAGGTTGAAATTGCGGAACTGATTGTTTCCATGGTTCCGTCCGTAGAGAAAATCAGGATGGTCAACTCTGGAACAGAAGCCACGATGTCGGCCATAAGGGTTGCCAGAGGGTATACCGGACGGGATAAGATCATTAAGTTTGAAGGCTGTTATCATGGGCATGGTGATAGTTTCCTGATCGCAGCCGGAAGCGGAGCTGTAACCTTCGGAACGCCGGACAGTCCGGGTGTTACCAAAGGAGTAGCAAACGATACCTTAACGGCCCCTTTTAATAACCTTGATGCGGTTCAGCAGCTGGTGGATGCCAATAAAAATCAGATAGCTGCTCTGATCCTCGAACCCGTTGTTGGAAATATGGGGTGTGTGCTTCCGGCAGAAGGGTTTCTGGCCGGTTTGCGTAAAATATGTGATCAGGAAGGTATTGTACTGATTTTTGATGAGGTAATGACTGGCTTCCGTCTGTCAAAAGGCGGTGCACAGGAAAGATTCGGCATCACACCCGACCTGACAACGCTTGGGAAAATAATCGGTGGAGGTATGCCAGTGGGTGCATACGGAGGGAAAGCTGAGATTATGAATTGTGTGTCGCCACTGGGGCCTGTTTATCAGGCAGGTACGCTGTCCGGTAATCCTATTGCCATGGCTGCCGGGTACACCATGCTGACCTATCTGAACGAACATCCGGAGGTATATACACAGCTGGAAAATTCAGGGAATAAACTGATCAGCGGTTTTTCCCGGTCGCTGGCTAAGCTGGGACTTAATTATACGATCAACCATATCGGTTCCATGTACACCCTGTTCTTTACCGACCAGCCGGTGACGGATTTCCCTTCTGCAAAAACGTCGGATCTTCCGTTATTTGGCAAATATTTCCATGCGATGCTGGACAGAGGGATATATCTTGGACCGTCTCAGTTCGAGAGCATGTTTTTGTCAACGGCATTAACAGATACACATATTGAACAGATCATACAAGCAAACGAGGAGTCTGTCATAGTAGCACTCGGGTAA
- a CDS encoding ABC transporter substrate-binding protein has protein sequence MRFSFVIIVVAAVFSGSVVLAQKKDHYNSIYNGAITDYKAGRYPAVMTKLAPLTNLSAASVYSEYAHYYYALAAYHSKRYKESRQMLLQLLGRYPDWNKRNEVYYLLGADHLASGLWKEGFQYFDKVKDTSFLKDIQGMKQYYLSDVKDLATLINIQKQFPEDRDVAMEVVQFIEKSPASTKTDFFYAEQLQKKFKITTAEKDEDTGKDKNKPRRDSQWEKGYFNVSVLLPFRLEEFNTSKRRTNQFAYDYYLGLLQAREVLKGEGVTVNLSVYDISTDEKLMKSIVENPAFQESDLVIGPLYAPTFDITAKYVSNASMIMLNPLSTDGSLTKAGPNVYLAHPSINSQVQKAARWMKSAGPSFAAAIYYGNTSKDSSMAFAYANEVRQHGGKVLNMAKITGERESMETNIPAFDTQKPSHVALFSSVPGAGTNLISTLNGRKLTNIPVLATANSFNLRQSQPGKLGARLYLIETDYIDREKDKVREFQKAFWNANNTFPSVYSYQGYDQLLFFGRMLSKYKDQFARGIQSRKYDSEMEDDYLLGGFDYTTSRENQISPLLKYNGSKWVQIK, from the coding sequence ATGAGATTTTCTTTTGTAATAATTGTTGTTGCTGCCGTCTTCAGCGGTAGCGTTGTTCTTGCTCAAAAAAAGGACCATTACAACAGCATTTACAATGGTGCCATCACAGACTACAAAGCCGGGAGATATCCTGCCGTGATGACCAAACTTGCCCCGCTGACGAATCTGAGTGCTGCTTCGGTTTACTCCGAATATGCCCATTATTACTATGCGCTGGCTGCCTATCATTCCAAAAGATATAAAGAGAGCCGTCAGATGTTGCTTCAGCTTCTGGGGCGTTACCCCGACTGGAACAAACGTAACGAAGTTTATTATCTGCTTGGGGCCGATCATCTGGCTTCCGGACTTTGGAAAGAAGGGTTTCAGTATTTCGATAAAGTTAAGGACACGTCTTTTTTAAAAGATATCCAGGGGATGAAACAATATTACCTCTCGGATGTTAAGGACTTGGCTACTTTGATTAATATCCAGAAGCAATTTCCGGAGGACAGAGATGTGGCCATGGAGGTGGTGCAGTTTATTGAAAAGTCTCCTGCTTCCACCAAGACCGATTTTTTCTATGCTGAGCAGTTGCAGAAGAAATTTAAAATTACGACTGCCGAAAAGGATGAAGATACCGGAAAAGACAAAAACAAGCCCAGACGGGATTCCCAATGGGAGAAGGGTTATTTCAATGTTTCAGTTCTATTACCTTTCCGGCTCGAAGAGTTTAATACTTCCAAACGCAGGACCAACCAGTTTGCCTACGACTATTACCTGGGACTGTTACAGGCCAGGGAGGTACTTAAGGGAGAGGGCGTAACCGTCAACCTGTCTGTATATGACATCAGTACCGACGAAAAACTGATGAAAAGTATCGTTGAAAATCCTGCCTTCCAGGAATCGGATCTGGTGATCGGGCCGCTTTATGCACCCACTTTTGACATTACTGCTAAGTACGTTTCCAATGCCAGTATGATCATGCTGAACCCACTTTCTACGGATGGAAGCCTTACGAAAGCCGGACCGAATGTTTACCTCGCACACCCTTCCATTAATTCCCAGGTACAGAAAGCGGCCCGCTGGATGAAATCGGCAGGCCCGTCTTTCGCTGCGGCAATTTATTATGGTAATACTTCCAAGGATTCGTCCATGGCCTTTGCGTATGCAAATGAGGTCCGCCAGCATGGCGGAAAGGTGCTGAATATGGCTAAAATTACGGGTGAACGGGAGTCTATGGAAACAAATATTCCTGCTTTCGATACCCAGAAACCTTCACATGTGGCGCTTTTCTCCTCCGTCCCCGGGGCTGGTACGAATCTGATCAGCACGCTGAATGGCAGAAAGCTAACGAACATTCCGGTACTGGCAACAGCCAATAGTTTCAATCTCCGGCAATCTCAGCCAGGGAAGCTGGGCGCACGGTTGTATCTGATCGAAACGGATTATATCGATCGTGAAAAGGATAAGGTAAGAGAATTTCAAAAGGCATTCTGGAATGCCAATAATACCTTTCCGTCGGTATATTCGTATCAGGGGTATGACCAGCTCCTGTTTTTCGGCAGAATGCTCAGTAAGTATAAGGACCAGTTCGCACGCGGCATCCAGAGCAGGAAATATGACAGCGAAATGGAGGACGACTACCTGCTGGGTGGTTTTGATTATACCACTTCCCGCGAAAATCAAATATCTCCTTTGTTAAAATACAACGGGTCCAAATGGGTCCAGATTAAATAA
- a CDS encoding class I SAM-dependent methyltransferase has product MKAIISLVLRFIPRPYLQLVGHWAARFLSIFYMGNKVECPVCNSHYRKFLPYGRNTSSRENALCPGCLSLERHRLMGIYLKRKTNFFTANLKVLHVAPEYCFIDRFEKMKNLDYITADIESPLAKVKMDIHDIPFEANTFDVAFCNHVMEHVDDYIRAMSELHRVLKPGGWALIQSPQDMKYEKTYEDPTITDPREREIHFLQNDHLRLFGRNYGQELEKGGFVVTEDRFVMDELSQAEVLRYALPSEEIVYFCQKA; this is encoded by the coding sequence ATGAAGGCTATCATTAGTTTAGTATTGCGTTTTATACCCCGTCCTTATCTGCAGCTGGTGGGACATTGGGCAGCTCGTTTTTTAAGTATATTCTATATGGGTAATAAGGTGGAATGCCCTGTATGCAACAGCCATTACCGCAAATTCCTGCCCTACGGACGTAATACTTCCAGCCGTGAAAATGCACTTTGCCCTGGCTGCCTTTCGCTCGAACGCCATCGCCTGATGGGTATTTACCTGAAACGCAAGACCAATTTTTTTACTGCTAATCTTAAGGTACTGCATGTGGCCCCTGAGTATTGCTTCATCGACCGGTTCGAGAAAATGAAAAACCTGGATTACATTACTGCGGACATAGAGTCTCCGCTGGCAAAAGTAAAAATGGATATCCACGACATACCCTTTGAAGCCAACACTTTTGATGTTGCTTTCTGTAATCACGTGATGGAACATGTAGACGACTATATCAGAGCCATGAGTGAGCTGCACAGAGTTCTGAAACCGGGCGGATGGGCCCTGATCCAGTCACCGCAGGATATGAAGTATGAAAAGACCTATGAAGACCCAACGATCACAGATCCGCGGGAAAGAGAGATACATTTCCTGCAAAACGATCACCTGAGGCTTTTTGGCAGAAACTATGGCCAGGAATTGGAAAAAGGTGGCTTCGTAGTTACCGAAGACCGGTTTGTGATGGATGAGCTTTCACAAGCGGAAGTTTTGCGCTATGCACTGCCCTCAGAGGAGATCGTTTATTTTTGTCAGAAAGCCTAA
- the yidC gene encoding membrane protein insertase YidC gives MDKNFVIGLVLIMLMLIGYQILVPQPEEPAKVEQVVKSTSAANVKNTIKSDTTAASQAMGDSTRQTVAAKDVVIETQDVKVVFSNQGGVIKELMLKKYKTYDQKPLYLITEDHNKFSIEFPTKTGDVNLTELMFTTDAENKTLAEKDSAVITYRVNLKNNQYVEQTYVVHGSGYVIDYGIKSNGVGLDTKSVEFSWANDLLKLENDMQKNREVVTLNYYTQDLQSLATSATANEQAQTTEPVKWFTLKHKYFLAGLISEKYPFTSLDVQADVNPNDSVIVKTMRAKAAIPMLAVQKGEADYQFFLGPNDYHILDNVKAENFDQNVYLGYAFLKPINKFFLVPLFNFLEKFISNYGILIICLVLIVKILLTPLTYRSYISMAKMKLLAPELEEIKQKNGDDMAKQQQDQMKLYQQVGVSPLSGCVPVLATMPILFSLFFLFPNLIELRQQSFLWAGDLSTYDSFIKLPFKVPFYGDHVSLFTIMMTVSSIGYAYYNNQMTPTQPGPVNMKFLSYVMPVMFMFVLNSFPAGLTFYYFVSNVVTIAQQLLIKRFVNEDKIRNILEENRKKNASGEKKQTKFQKYLEKSLQAADEAKKKQAELEKRSKKK, from the coding sequence ATGGATAAAAATTTTGTAATCGGCTTGGTATTAATCATGCTAATGCTGATAGGCTACCAGATTTTGGTTCCTCAACCGGAAGAACCAGCCAAGGTGGAACAAGTTGTGAAGAGCACCTCCGCAGCAAATGTGAAAAATACCATAAAGTCCGATACAACAGCAGCCTCACAAGCAATGGGCGACAGTACCCGGCAGACGGTTGCAGCAAAGGATGTGGTGATCGAAACGCAGGATGTAAAAGTTGTGTTTTCAAACCAGGGCGGGGTGATCAAGGAGCTGATGTTGAAAAAATACAAGACCTATGACCAGAAACCGCTTTATCTGATTACCGAGGATCACAATAAATTTTCAATTGAATTCCCTACCAAGACTGGTGATGTGAACCTCACAGAGCTGATGTTTACCACGGATGCGGAGAATAAAACGCTGGCGGAGAAGGATTCGGCTGTAATTACTTACAGGGTTAACCTTAAAAATAATCAGTATGTTGAACAAACCTATGTTGTCCACGGCAGCGGGTATGTGATCGACTACGGTATTAAATCCAACGGTGTGGGACTGGATACCAAATCGGTGGAGTTCAGTTGGGCAAACGATCTGCTGAAACTTGAAAATGACATGCAGAAAAACCGGGAGGTAGTGACGCTTAATTACTACACCCAGGATCTTCAGAGCCTGGCAACAAGTGCAACAGCCAACGAACAGGCGCAGACAACCGAACCTGTAAAATGGTTTACCTTAAAACATAAGTACTTCCTGGCCGGTCTTATTTCGGAAAAATATCCATTTACGAGCCTGGATGTACAGGCAGATGTGAATCCTAATGACAGCGTCATCGTGAAGACCATGCGTGCAAAGGCAGCTATCCCTATGCTGGCCGTTCAGAAAGGAGAGGCAGATTATCAATTCTTCCTCGGGCCTAACGATTACCATATCCTGGATAATGTGAAGGCCGAGAATTTTGACCAGAACGTATATCTGGGATATGCTTTCCTTAAGCCGATCAACAAGTTTTTCCTGGTCCCGCTGTTTAATTTTCTTGAAAAGTTTATCTCCAACTATGGTATTCTGATCATTTGCCTGGTACTGATCGTTAAAATCCTGCTGACACCACTTACCTACAGGTCATACATCAGCATGGCTAAAATGAAGCTGCTTGCCCCTGAACTGGAAGAAATCAAACAGAAAAACGGCGACGATATGGCCAAGCAGCAGCAGGATCAGATGAAGCTGTACCAGCAGGTAGGGGTGAGTCCGTTAAGCGGCTGCGTACCGGTTCTGGCAACCATGCCTATTCTGTTTTCGCTGTTTTTCCTCTTTCCGAATCTCATCGAATTGAGGCAGCAATCCTTTTTGTGGGCTGGAGACTTATCAACTTATGATTCGTTCATTAAACTGCCCTTTAAGGTTCCTTTTTACGGCGATCACGTGAGTTTGTTCACCATCATGATGACGGTTTCAAGTATCGGTTATGCTTATTATAACAACCAGATGACACCGACACAACCGGGGCCTGTTAACATGAAATTCCTGAGTTATGTAATGCCGGTGATGTTCATGTTTGTTCTTAATTCGTTCCCTGCTGGTTTGACATTCTATTATTTCGTTTCCAATGTTGTTACCATTGCCCAGCAATTACTGATCAAACGCTTTGTAAATGAGGATAAGATCAGAAATATTCTGGAAGAGAACCGTAAGAAAAATGCCTCCGGCGAAAAGAAACAAACCAAGTTCCAGAAATACCTGGAAAAGTCGCTTCAGGCCGCTGATGAAGCAAAGAAAAAACAGGCAGAATTAGAGAAACGCTCTAAAAAGAAATAA